The sequence CGGGCAAGGACAAGGGTGCCAAGGGCAAGATCATCGGCATCAACCGTGAGACCGAGCGTGTGGTCGTTGAGGGCGTCAACGTCATCAAGAAGCACACCAAGACGGTTCAGGACGGCAGCGGGACCACCGGCGGCATCATCTCCACCGAGGCCCCGATCCACGTCTCGAACGTCATGCTCCTCGAGGGCGGCAAGCCGGTCCGTACCGGCTCCAAGCGCGAGACGGTCACCAAGCGTCGCCCGGACGGTTCGACCTACGAGTCGGAGCGCTCCGTGCGTATCTCCCGCAAGTCCGGGAAGGAGATCTGAGATGACTGAGACCATTGAGAAGGTCACCCCGCGTCTCAAGACCAAGTACCGCGAGACCATCGCGCCGGCGCTCAAGGAGCAGTTCGAGCTCGGCAACGTCATGCTGGTCCCCGGTCTGACGAAGATCGTCGTCAACATGGGTGTCGGCGACGCCGCCAAGGACTCGAAGCTCATCGAGGGCGCGATCAAGGATCTGACCGCGATCACCGGCCAGAAGCCGCTGGTGAACAAGGCCCGCAAGTCGATCGCCCAGTTCAAGCTGCGCGAGGGCATGCCCATCGGCGCCCACGCGACGCTGCGTGGCGACCGCATGTGGGAGTTCCTGGACCGCCTCCTGTCGCTCGCGCTTCCCCGTATCCGCGACTTCCGCGGTCTGAACCCGGGCCAGTTCGACGGTCGTGGCAACTACACGTTCGGTCTGACCGAGCAGGTCATGTTCCACGAGATCGACCAGGACAAGATCGACCGCCTCCGCGGTATGGACATCACGATCGTGACCACGGCCACGAACGACGAGCAGGGTCGCGCGCTTCTCAAGGCGCTCGGCTTCCCCTTCAAGGAGAAGTGACATGGCGAAGACCGCCCTCAAGGTGAAGCAGGCTCGTACGCCGAAGTTCGCCGTGCGTGGCTACACCCGCTGCCAGCGCTGCGGCCGTCCGCGTGCCGTCTACCAGAAGTTCGGCCTGTGCCGTATCTGCTTCCGTGAGATGGCCCACCGCGGCGAGCTTCCCGGCATCACCAAGTCGAGCTGGTAACAGGACCTAACCGCGAAGAAGGTCGTGCCTCCTGATGGCGCGAAACCGTTTCGAGAAAGAACACACATCATGACGATGACTGACCCGATCGCAGACATGCTCACGCGTCTGCGCAACGCGAACCAGGCGCACCACGACGCCGTTTCGATGCCGTACTCGAAGATCAAGCAGGGGGTCGCGGAGATCCTCCTCCAGGAGGGTTACATCGCGAAGTTCGACGTGACCGAGCCGGCCGAGGGCGAGGTCTCCAAGACCCTCACCCTCACCCTCAAGTACGGCCGCAACCGTGAGCGCTCGCTCGCTGGTGTACGCCGCATCTCCAAGCCGGGCCTCCGCGTGTACGCCAAGCACACCGGTCTCCCGAAGGTGCTCGGTGGTCTCGGTATCGCGATCATCTCCACGAGCTCCGGCCTCCTGACCGACCGTCAGGCCAACGCGAAGGGCGTAGGTGGGGAAGTCCTCGCCTACGTGTGGTGATCTGAGATGTCGCGTATTGGCAAGATGCCCGTGCCGGTTCCCGGCAACGTGGACGTGCAGATCGACGGTCAGCTGGTGACGGTCAAGGGCCCGAAGGGCACCTTGACGCACACCGTGGCCGAGCCGATCACCGTCGAGAAGGGTGAGGGCGTCCTGGACGTCGTTCGTCCGAACGACGAGCGGATCGCCAAGTCCCTGCACGGCCTGAGCCGCACCCTGATCAACAACATGGTCATCGGTGTCACCGAAGGTTACGAGAAGAAGCTCGAGATCGTCGGCGTTGGTTACCGCGTTCTCCCGAAGGGTCCGACCCAGCTGGAGTTCCAGCTCGGCTACTCGCACCCGATCATCTTCGACGCTCCCTCTGGGATCACGTTCACGACCGAAGGCCCCACCAAGCTCGGCGTCGTCGGGATTGACAAGCAGCAGGTCGGCGAGGTTGCGGCCAACATCCGCAAGCTGCGCAAGCCCGAGCCCTACAAGGGCAAGGGTGTTCGTTACGCCGGCGAGAACGTCCGCCGCAAGGTCGGAAAGGCAGGCAAGTGATGGGTATCGAGATCTCGAACCACAAGCACACCTCGCCGCGAGTCCGGGCGCGCCTCAAGCGCCAGGTCCGTGGTCGCAAGAA comes from Nocardioides baekrokdamisoli and encodes:
- the rplX gene encoding 50S ribosomal protein L24, which translates into the protein MAKDTQNHLHVKTGDEVIVIAGKDKGAKGKIIGINRETERVVVEGVNVIKKHTKTVQDGSGTTGGIISTEAPIHVSNVMLLEGGKPVRTGSKRETVTKRRPDGSTYESERSVRISRKSGKEI
- the rplE gene encoding 50S ribosomal protein L5, producing MTETIEKVTPRLKTKYRETIAPALKEQFELGNVMLVPGLTKIVVNMGVGDAAKDSKLIEGAIKDLTAITGQKPLVNKARKSIAQFKLREGMPIGAHATLRGDRMWEFLDRLLSLALPRIRDFRGLNPGQFDGRGNYTFGLTEQVMFHEIDQDKIDRLRGMDITIVTTATNDEQGRALLKALGFPFKEK
- a CDS encoding type Z 30S ribosomal protein S14, with the protein product MAKTALKVKQARTPKFAVRGYTRCQRCGRPRAVYQKFGLCRICFREMAHRGELPGITKSSW
- the rpsH gene encoding 30S ribosomal protein S8, translating into MTMTDPIADMLTRLRNANQAHHDAVSMPYSKIKQGVAEILLQEGYIAKFDVTEPAEGEVSKTLTLTLKYGRNRERSLAGVRRISKPGLRVYAKHTGLPKVLGGLGIAIISTSSGLLTDRQANAKGVGGEVLAYVW
- the rplF gene encoding 50S ribosomal protein L6 is translated as MSRIGKMPVPVPGNVDVQIDGQLVTVKGPKGTLTHTVAEPITVEKGEGVLDVVRPNDERIAKSLHGLSRTLINNMVIGVTEGYEKKLEIVGVGYRVLPKGPTQLEFQLGYSHPIIFDAPSGITFTTEGPTKLGVVGIDKQQVGEVAANIRKLRKPEPYKGKGVRYAGENVRRKVGKAGK